Proteins found in one Variovorax terrae genomic segment:
- a CDS encoding VOC family protein produces the protein MSRAIDPLYVRYQVTNLVRLEGFLRDFGMERAGGSEQRLYMRGTGTAPYVYEAVRGSENRFLGAGLRVSCMQDLEALAKLKGSSPIEATTGAPGGGWRVRMRMPDGFEIDAVHFVENANGSAPADGLPFNTAASKPRVNTAVRVRREASPVRRLGHFVLHVTDHDASVAWLRERFGLLPSDFLAAPGQPDNIVGSFLRVDRGDEQVDHHCMLVLRTDSPGVHHCSFEVENLDAVMAAHDYLLARGYTLDCGVGRHLLGSQIFDYWRDPFGFRIEHYTDGDIVDRSHQPSVFAGTADETTQWGAKPPKDFFE, from the coding sequence ATGAGCCGCGCAATCGATCCACTCTACGTGCGTTACCAAGTGACCAATCTTGTGCGCCTGGAAGGCTTTCTGCGCGACTTCGGCATGGAACGAGCGGGCGGGAGCGAGCAGCGGCTGTACATGCGAGGCACCGGTACCGCCCCTTACGTCTATGAGGCGGTGCGTGGCAGCGAGAACCGATTTCTGGGCGCTGGACTTCGGGTCTCGTGCATGCAAGACCTGGAAGCTCTCGCCAAACTCAAGGGCTCCAGTCCGATTGAAGCCACAACCGGCGCTCCCGGGGGTGGCTGGCGAGTCCGCATGCGAATGCCCGATGGGTTCGAGATTGATGCAGTGCACTTCGTCGAGAATGCGAACGGCTCCGCGCCAGCCGATGGACTGCCTTTCAACACGGCTGCCAGCAAGCCACGTGTCAATACCGCCGTGCGCGTCCGCCGCGAGGCTTCACCCGTGCGGCGCCTCGGGCACTTCGTGCTGCACGTGACGGACCACGATGCGTCCGTGGCTTGGCTTCGCGAGCGGTTCGGCCTGCTGCCGTCAGATTTTCTAGCAGCGCCGGGCCAGCCAGACAACATCGTCGGAAGCTTTCTGCGTGTGGACCGAGGTGACGAACAGGTCGACCACCACTGCATGCTGGTACTGAGAACTGATTCTCCAGGGGTGCACCACTGCTCTTTTGAAGTCGAAAACTTGGATGCCGTCATGGCAGCCCACGACTACCTGCTCGCGCGCGGATACACGCTCGATTGCGGTGTGGGCCGGCACCTGCTGGGAAGCCAAATCTTTGACTACTGGCGAGACCCCTTCGGTTTCCGGATCGAGCACTACACCGACGGCGATATCGTGGATCGATCCCATCAACCCTCGGTCTTCGCCGGCACGGCGGACGAAACAACGCAATGGGGCGCCAAGCCTCCCAAGGACTTCTTTGAGTAA